A genomic window from Brassica oleracea var. oleracea cultivar TO1000 chromosome C8, BOL, whole genome shotgun sequence includes:
- the LOC106307695 gene encoding uncharacterized protein LOC106307695: protein MEEYSASATTVSFDRPIPLLRGPIPAGGSESGQYVLAFRSLDSWAAAYKRCEAQIKEQCEEGARIGCAVSASNNCKPPWWRSLGGAVVDMREREKCEEREFKECLVAAKDKCSGFAKEKCSAAFLDARIAVETEVEGLIWLASMPEDSSWWLGSLVQARCKTSRRARDLLLKQQKQSHATY, encoded by the coding sequence ATGGAAGAATACTCAGCGTCGGCGACCACCGTTTCGTTCGACCGTCCGATACCGTTGCTCCGGGGACCCATACCTGCCGGGGGATCGGAATCAGGTCAATACGTTCTAGCCTTCCGATCCCTGGATTCATGGGCTGCCGCTTACAAGCGTTGCGAAGCCCAAATCAAGGAGCAGTGCGAGGAAGGTGCCAGAATTGGGTGCGCCGTCTCCGCGTCCAACAACTGTAAGCCTCCGTGGTGGCGGAGCTTAGGCGGCGCGGTCGTGGACATGAGGGAACGAGAAAAATGCGAAGAGCGGGAATTCAAGGAATGCTTGGTTGCGGCCAAGGACAAGTGCTCGGGATTCGCCAAAGAAAAGTGCTCTGCTGCGTTTCTAGACGCACGAATCGCGGTGGAGACGGAGGTTGAGGGATTGATCTGGCTAGCGTCAATGCCGGAGGACAGCAGCTGGTGGTTGGGTTCACTGGTTCAGGCAAGATGCAAAACCAGCCGCAGAGCCAGAGATCTTCTTCTGAAACAACAAAAGCAATCGCATGCTACTTATTAG